The following is a genomic window from Synechococcus sp. JA-2-3B'a(2-13).
GGGTTTCGTTGGTGCCCACCTGCACGTTGAAGCTGGCACTCTGGTTGTTGCCGCCCAAGTTTTGTTCGGAGACGTTGAGGCCGGCGAAGACCCCTGTGGCGGAGCTAACGCCGATGGTGCCGCCCAAGGTACCGGTGCGACGTTCTTCCACGTTCACCACCACCACCACCTTGTCGGGATCCTGGCCGGGGTTGAGCCCCACATTCACATCTTGAAACAGGTTGAGATTAAAAACCGCCTGCAGGTCTTCCTGGATTTGGTTGCGGTTAAACACATCCCCCGGCTTGGACTTCAACTCGCGGGTGATGATGAAGTCACGGGTTTTGGTGTTGCCCTGAACGCGAATATCCTCGATCACCCCTTCGGCGATCTCCAGGGTGATGGTGCCGTCTTCAGAGGAGCGCACATCCGTCACTTTGGCCAGCACGTAACCCTTATCGGCGTACCACTGTTCAATCTCGGCCACAGCCAGTTGCAGCTCGCCGAAGTTGAGCACCCGCCCTTCCTGGTCGGCAAAGGCGGCCCGCAGCACTTCCGGATCCAGAACTTTCGCCCCTTCCGTGCGCACGGCTTTCAGGATTGGGTTGGGCTTGACCTCAAAGGTGACCCGCACTCCCAAAGGCGTATCGGAAGGCACTGCCCGCACATCGGCAAACAATCCGGTGGCAAACACGGCATTGATGTCTTCCCGCAACTGGGATCGGGTGGAAACCTCGCCGGCGCGGGTGCGGATGACGCTGTAAACCCGGTTGATCAGCTCCGGATCTTCAGTGCCCTCAACCACTACCTCCGCTACCAACACTTCTGGCTCGCCGGCAGTGGGGGGTGGGGTGGGGGAGGGCTGGGCGGGGGTGTCGCCACCGGTGCGCAGGTCGAGGGTGCCGGGCTGAGGAACCGATTGCGCCCAAGCCGGGGATCCCATCAGCAGAGCGCTACGGGACGCTTCAGCAAACGCAAAAGCGGTGCAGAGCACCATCCCGCGGGTGAGCGCTGAAGTTAGCCAAGGGCGAAGTTGCCTGGAACGATTCATGGGGATCCCTCGCACACCAAAAAGCAAGATTGCAGAGCCGGGCCAAGCTTGCGTTAAAACCCTCTGCCGCCCAGCAGCGGACAATTGCCCTGGATTATATCAATCCCCATCCACCCAGATCCGAGCGTGGCCGCGAACCGGATTGCGGACTTGGGCAGTCTGGAGTGCAAAAAGCAGCCTCCCCCGCTCAAGGCAGGCGCAGGGATCCCCTACAGCGCTGGCCGCAAGACCTCGGCTCGACTTCCTCGGCAGCTAGGTTGACTTGGGAGTTGAGGATGACGACGGTGATGGGAGCAGGAGTGGGAGGCAAAGAGCGGCTGCTCCTCCAGCCCCAACTGTCGGCGTACTGTTGTGGGGGAACGTTGGGCAGGATCAGGACGGTGTTTTGCAGGACGTTGCTTTGCAGGGTGGTGGCGTTGCCGTTCAGGATCGCCATCTGCTGGGTGTGGGAAGTCTGAGCCAGGACGGCTGGAGCAAACCCGAAGCCGAGCAGAGCTGCCACTCCGGGGAGGAGGAGTTGGGTGGACAACATCGAGGATTCTCCACAAGACGCCAGGATGCCGACACTTTAGCCTGCTTTGCCCTCCGCTGAGTTGCCGCAAAAAAAGCTACGTGATGGGGAGGGATCCCTGCTGGGGATGTACAGCCGCGCGGCCCAAACCCACAAAAAGGCCTGCAGAGGGTACTCTGTGCAGGCCCGTCTTGCTCGTCTGGATTGTCTTGATGGAGCTGATACATTCACGCTGAACTCTCCTGAACATGGTTCAGGAAAGAAGCGATCGCATCCTGCCTATCTCTGAGCAGGAAGGCGGTATCCCGCAAAGCCCTGAGGAATACCCCCCGAGCGCTTTCCCCCTTCACTTCCCGGCAACCGTTGCGGTGGACTCAAGGATCAGGGGGAAACTTGGTCTACTATATCCCTCTCAATGACTTTTGCCAAACCGCCTAAAGCTCAGTAAATTCAGCAAAGTTCAGGGTTTTGGGGGTTAGAGGCATGCTCGGAAGGAGAAACCGGCCCCCGCTCAGGAGCCGTAGGGGAAAATTAGCTCTCCGGCTCAAACACCTTCAGATCCACCACCTTCCCCCCTTGGAAAGTCCAGTGGGCAAAGGTTCCGGCAACTTCCCCATTCTCATCGAAGTTGATGGATCCAGAGGCGCCGGTGTAGAAGATGTCTTCCCCTTTGCCGATCAGCTCCACCGCCTTGGCCCACTCTCCGGGCAGGATCTCGGTGCCGGGGGGATTGGCCACTTCCCGCAAAGCATCCCGAACAGCAGTGCCATCGGTGCTGCCGGCTTTCTGAATGGCCAGAGCCAGGACAAAAGCGGCATCGTAGGCGGTGTCGATGTAGGGGGTGGGGGGCAGCTCCCCGTAGGCGGCTTTGTAGGCTTCGGCAAAGATTTGGTAAGCCTTGCTATCGGTGAGGGCCTGAGGCGAAACGCCGATGGATCCCTCTAGCTTTTCGGCTCCCACCTGGGCTGCCACGTCGGGAGAGCGCATGCCATCGGTGAAGACAAAGCGGTCAAACAGTCCTTCTTCCAAAGCTTGCCGCAAAATGACCACACCGTTTTCGGGGTAGCCAATCAGCACCAACGCCTGGGGATCCCCTTCCTTCAGTTGGGTCAGCTCACTGCGGTAGGAAGCCTTGCCGGGCTCGTAGGGAACCGACTTGGTGATGGTGCCGCCCCGCTTTTCAAAAGCCGTCTTAAAGCTGTCGGCCAGGCCCTGGCCGTAGTCGTTGTTAATGTAAATAATCGCCAGGCGCTCCAGCTTCTCTTCACGGGTGATCTGGGCCAAGGCCACCCCTTGGTAGGCGTCGGAAGGAACTGTGCGAAACAGAAAATCGTTGTCCTCCAGGGTGGTGATGGTGGGGGCGGTGGAAGCGGGGGAAATTTGCGGGATCCGATTGGGAACAGAAACCGTCGTGGCCACCGGAATGGTGATGCCACTGCCCAAGGCGCCGATGATGCCGGCCACCTTCTCCACGGTGACCAACCGTTGAGCTGCGTCGATAGCTGGCTGAGCCGACGTCTGGTCATCCGCTTCGACCACTTGGGCAGGGGATCCCAAAATGCCGCCAGCCGCGTTGATTTGGTCAATCGCCAGCTTGATCCCCTTGAGGCAGTTTTCCCCGAAGGCCTGCAGATCCCCGGTGAGAGACATTAAAGCCCCGATTTTGACCGGCCCTTGAGTTGCCTGCTGAGCCGTGCTGGGCAGCAGAGTGGTGGCAAGAGCAGCAGCCGTCAGGGCAGCCGCCGCCGCAAAGGCCCGTCGGGTGAGTTTGTTCATGGGAGACATAACCAACAACCTCCTGTGAGGGAAGGGAAAGTAGAACTCAGATCCCAAAAGTCAAGCAAGTGTTGAACCGTAGCAGTCAGACGTTGACTCACCTCAAAGCGTTCCCCACTTCCTCAAGAAAAGATGGCTCCGGAAAACAGGCGGGCCAGACTCAGGATCTCGCCCGTTCCTTGGCTGCTGTAGGGCTGGCTGCGGCCTCCAAAGGCAGTTGCCCCTGTAGGAATCCGGGAAGGATAATGGGCAAACTCGGCCATTGGGCTCATTATATTTTGAGAAATACTGAACTCATCGGTCGGCGGGGTTTTCCCAAGGCAGCGGCGTGATTGTTATCGACGACATCTCCAAGCGGTTTGGCGGCATTAGCGCGGTGGATCACTGTTCCTTCCGCATCGAAACCGGTCGGATTACGGGCTTGATCGGCCCGAATGGGGCAGGGAAGACCACGCTCTTTAACATCATTGCCGGGTTTATTCGGCCCAGCAGCGGGCGCATCTGGCTGGATGGGGAAGACATCACCGGCTTGCCCCCCCATCATCTGTTCCGTCGAGGGCTGGTGCGCACCTTTCAGATCCCGCGGGAGTTTGGCCGCATGACCGTCTTGGAGAACTTAATGGTGGTTCCCCCCAACCAGATAGGGGAAAACCTATTCGCCACTTGGTTCGGTTGGCGGCAGGTGCAACGACAAGAACGCAACCTGCAAGCTCGGGCGGAAGAGGTTCTGGAACGGCTGAACCTGATCCATCTGCGGGATCAACTGGCCGTCACCCTTTCCGGCGGGCAAAAAAAACTCCTGGAACTGGGACGTACCTTGATGACCGATGCACGGGTGATCCTGCTGGATGAGCCGGGGGCTGGCGTCAACCGCACCCTGCTGGCGGATTTGATGCGCTTTATCGAGTATCTCAACCGCGAGCGCGGCTGCACCTTTTGCATCATCGAGCATGACCTGGATCTGGTGACCCGTCTCTGCGACCATGTGGTGGTCATGGCTGCCGGCAAGGTTCTCACCCAGGGATCCATGGAGGAGATCAAACAAAACCCAGCCGTGCGGGAGGCCTATTTGGGATCTGTGGCACTGGCCGACTCCCTAAACCCACCCCAACCCTCCCCTCTGCCTTCGGAGGGATCCCTCTCATGACCCCTTTGCTGGACATCCAGGATCTCTACAGCGGCTACCGGGGGGTGGACATCCTCAAAGGGATCCACCTGAAGGTGAACCCCGGGCAAATTGTGGTGATCATCGGCCCCAATGGAGCCGGCAAATCGACGGTGCTGAAATCCTTATTTGGCTTGGCCACCATCCGCTCAGGCCGAGTGCTGTTTCAGGGATCCGACATCACCCACTTGCCTGCCGAGCAACTGGTGCAGCGGGGAATCGGCTTTGTGCCCCAGACCAACAATGTCTTTCCTTCCCTCACCGTGCAAGAGAACCTGGAGATGGGGGCCTTCATCCGACGCGACAACCCTGCCGCCCAACTGGAGCGGGTTTATGAGCTGTTTCCACCCCTGAAAGAGAAACGACGCCAAGCGGCGGGATCCCTATCGGGTGGACAACGGCAGATGCTGGCCATAGGGCGAGCGTTGATGGTGGAGCCGCAGTTGTTGTTGCTGGATGAGCCGACCGCCGGCCTGTCACCGCTGTACATAGAACAGACCTTCGCCCTCCTGCAAGAGATCAACCGTCTTGGCATCAGCATCCTCATGGTGGAGCAAAATGCCAAGCAGGCCCTGAAGATGGCGGACTGGGGCTATGTCTTGTCCACGGGAGAAAACCGCTTTGAGGATACTGGCCCCAACTTGTTGAACAATCCTGAGGTGCTGGAGCTGTTCTTGGGCGGGTGAGGCCCTCACCCCCCTCCCCTCACTCAAAACAAAAGGAGAGGAGAGTCAAGCGGGACTGGCCAGTTGCTGCTTGCGCAGTTGAGCTGCTTGGTTGAGAAGAGCCTCCACAAACGTCATCGCTTCTTGGGCAGAGTGACCGGCAGTGAGTTGGGCCAGTTCTTCGCGGCGTTCCCGTTCTCCCAAAAGCTCCACCCGCACAGAAGTTCGCTTTTGGTGCACCACCTTGTGAACCCGCAGGTGGTGATCCGCCAGGGCAGCGATCAGGGGTTGGTGGGTGACGCAGAGGATCTGGTGATCTCGGGCAATGCTGTGCAGCTTGGTGGCGATGGCTTGCGCCACTTTGCCGGACACGCCGGTATCGATCTCGTCGAAAACCATGGTGGCCACCGGATCAATGCGGCTGAATACGGCTTTCAAGGCCAGCAGAAAACGGCTCATCTCGCCGCCGGAGGCGATGCTGGCCAAGGGCTGAAGAGGCTCACCCGGGTTGGGGCTAATCCAAAAACTCACCTGATCCACCCCCTCTGCCGTCGGGGGGCCGGGTTGGATCTGCACCTGGAATTGCACTGCGCTCATCCCCAGCGGCCTGAGCTCTTCTATGAGGGCCTTTTCCAGTTGACAGGCCGCTTGTTGCCGCAGTTGAGAGAGCACCTGGCAATGGCGCTCCAGGTCTTGGGCAGCTTTGTCCAGCCGCACCTGCAATTCCTCTAGGTCGGTGTTGTCTCCTCGCAGTTGGGCCAACTCCGTCTGCACCCGCTCCGCATGGGCCATCACCTCGGCCAAGGTCGGGCCGTATTTGCGGCAGGCTTGTCTGAGTTGCGCCAAGCGCCGTTCAATTTTGTTCAACCGACCGGGATCCGCCTCCAGCGTCTCGCCGTAGCGAACCAGCTCCCGCCCCACCTCCTCCACCTGAATGAGAGCGCTGCTGACCATTTCCGCCAGAGGGGCTAGGTCGGGATCCCGCTGGGTCATGGTCTGGAGCAGCCGCTCTACCTGGCCCAACAGGTCGGCGATGGCCGGTGAGCCACTATCGTTTTGGTAGAGCAGTTGGTGAGCTGCGTAGCTTTGCTGTTGCAGTTCCACCCGGTGAGCCAGGCGCTCTCGTTCCCGCTCCAGCTTGGCCATTTCGTCGGGATCCTCCAGGCGCAGGGCGGCCAGCTCTTGCGCTTGAAACTCCAGTAGGTCTAGCCGTTGCAGGCGCAGTTGTTGGTTTTGCCGGCGGGATTCCACCTCTGTTTTCAGTTGGTTCCAGGTTTGGTAAAGGGCAGCCACCTCCGCCCGTGTTCGCAACAACTCTTCGCCGCCAAAGTCGTCCAGCCAACGGCGCTGGGTTTGGGGAGATTGGATTTGAACGGTTTGCCCCTGGGCAGTGATCTCTACCAATTTGGCCCGCAGGTTGAGCATCTGGGCTTTGTTCACCAGCACCCCATTCACCCGCAGGCGGCTGGTGAGCTTGCCGTTGCGCAACACCAGCTCGCGACTACAAACCAGGCCCTCCTCTAGGGGGTCGATGTGCTCTTGTTCTAGCCAGGCTTGCAGTTCAGGATTAGGACTGAAGATCGCTTCCACCAGACCTCGTTCGCTGCCAGTTCGCAGAGCCCGAGCTGTACCTCCTAGAGCTGCATCCAGCGCATCGAGGATGATGGATTTGCCGGCCCCGGTTTCTCCGGTGAGCACGTTCAGCCCCGCTCGAAAAGGGATCTCCAATTGCTCGATCAGGGCAAAGTTCTCGATCCGCAGCAGGCGCAACATAGGGATCCCGTGGGCTCAGCGTGCCGTTGGCAGTTTTCAGGATAGGGCTTGCAGGGGTCGCTCTGTCCCACGTTAGCGTACCCACCATCCCTCGGCGGACGGGTACAGCGGCCAGCGGGGAGTCTGTTATTGCAGGGGTGGGGAGCACCACCTGTTCTGGTTTGGGGATCCCCTCGGGGAAATTGGCAGCCCGGCTCAGCCCACCAGGGGGTAGCGCTCCATCAGGTAGCAGAGGCAGTCTTGGCGGATGATGCGGCTGTTGAGGGTGAGCATGCCCGGCATGATGGGCACGCTGGTGCGAATTTCTCCGTTGCAGGCATAGAAAAAGCGATCCGCCACATTTTGGCCCTGCTCGTCTTGCACCTCCAGGTGGAAGCCGTTGTTCGTCCAGCCAATGGGGGTGTGGGGGGGAAGCTCCCGAAAATTGAGGAGATCCAAATCCGGCGGGAAGCGGATGTGGGAGGGGGATCCCTCTTGGTTGCCATCCTCTTCCCCAAAGCTGAAGCTCACCTGATCCGGGATTTTGACAATGGCGACGCTGTGGAACAGGTCGATATCTTGGCGGAAGACAGGGCGCTGCGGGATCGCCGACAGGTGCAGGCAGGCTTCCAGAAATTCGTAGGCATGCTGGGTGCCGTGGGGTTGATCCGGCTTGCCGCATTCCAGGGTCACCGCCGGGCAGAAGCGCCCGAAGGCCATGCTCTGTACCCCTTCTGGCCTGGTGAAATAGAGGACGGTGCGCCCAAACAAGGTGGCCAGGTGCAGGGTAGGGGCATCCAGGTGATTGACACAGGCGTAGTGGGGGTTGGTGCCCGTGTTGTTGTGGATATCGACGCTGGCAAAAACGCCCCGCTGCTGCATTTGCTGCAGGACGGCCTGGGCCATAGCGTGCTCGGGGGTGGAGCCGGGGCCCCAAATGCGGTTGTAGTCCGGTTGGCCATCCAGCCGCCGTTGCCGGTGGCGGGCAGCCTGCACGTTGCCAATGAAAAGGGAAAGAGAACGGGGCAATTCCCGCTGGGCGTAGCGGCGGAGAAGCTGTCGCACCGCCTGCCAGCCGGTGGTTTCGTTGCCGTGCAGCAGGACGGACACAAACAGGGCGGGATCCCGTCGTCCCGGCAGATGGATGAGGGTTGGCCCACCCAATCGGTCGTAAAGCTGATGGGCCTCTAGATCCAGCAGTTGATCCGGTAGATGATCGAGAACGGTGAGCATACTGTTTGGGCTAAGAGGCTCGACTCAAACTTCTGGCTTCTGGCCTCTCTCCCTGGGGTAGGAGGGAGCAGAAGTCCAACGAAGTCCTTGGTCGCGAATGAACCGTTTCGCTGCGGTAGCTCGGGTCGCAACAAGGCCATCTGAGAGAGAGTTTGCCCACTCGAGATGCGGGCCAGGGATCCGTCCTGCCGCCGCGGTGGCCCACCGCTGGTACAACCGGCTGTGGAGAGAGCCCTAGCTGAGATCCCAGGTGTGTACCGGTTGGCCTTGCCGCTGCCGTTCCCAGTAGGCACAGGTTAATTGTTGCATATCTTTACCATGCCGGGCGACATAGCGGCGCTGCCAGGTGGCCCCATTCTGCCCCGACTCCACCCGGGCGCGGAGAATGCCCAGGTACTCCTGAATATCGGAGGGGGCCAGATCCAGTTGAACCAAACCCGCCTCTGCTTGGGGGATCAGCTCTTCCAGCAGCAATTGGCGCAGGGATCCCTGCCAACCCTTGAGCCAAGTGATGGGGGCCTCCAGACCCCAGCGGGCCGCCGTGTAGAAATTGGCGCGGCACTGGGCAAAGCTCAGCTCCTGCTCGGGGGGGACGGGCTG
Proteins encoded in this region:
- a CDS encoding BamA/TamA family outer membrane protein, whose translation is MNRSRQLRPWLTSALTRGMVLCTAFAFAEASRSALLMGSPAWAQSVPQPGTLDLRTGGDTPAQPSPTPPPTAGEPEVLVAEVVVEGTEDPELINRVYSVIRTRAGEVSTRSQLREDINAVFATGLFADVRAVPSDTPLGVRVTFEVKPNPILKAVRTEGAKVLDPEVLRAAFADQEGRVLNFGELQLAVAEIEQWYADKGYVLAKVTDVRSSEDGTITLEIAEGVIEDIRVQGNTKTRDFIITRELKSKPGDVFNRNQIQEDLQAVFNLNLFQDVNVGLNPGQDPDKVVVVVNVEERRTGTLGGTIGVSSATGVFAGLNVSEQNLGGNNQSASFNVQVGTNETLFDLNFTDPRIATLDIPTSYNVNISNQQSSSFVFNEGFTLPNGDPVRINRLGGGVTFSRPIGGNWRASLGTRIQFVEARNSNGEQQRFDVLGNPITFSESGQDSYTTLRFGLVNDARDNPNSPSQGSVFRISTEQSVRLFQNGLNANRLEAGYSQFIPVNLFETRSERPQVLAFDVRAGTTIGDLAPYDAFAIGGGNSVRGFFEGGIGSGRSFATATAELRFPIFDPVGAVVFADYGTDLGSGAAVAGNPAAVRNKPGSGLGLGVGIRIQSPLGPLRIDYAVGQGGAGQGQLHFGIGEKF
- a CDS encoding ABC transporter substrate-binding protein, giving the protein MSPMNKLTRRAFAAAAALTAAALATTLLPSTAQQATQGPVKIGALMSLTGDLQAFGENCLKGIKLAIDQINAAGGILGSPAQVVEADDQTSAQPAIDAAQRLVTVEKVAGIIGALGSGITIPVATTVSVPNRIPQISPASTAPTITTLEDNDFLFRTVPSDAYQGVALAQITREEKLERLAIIYINNDYGQGLADSFKTAFEKRGGTITKSVPYEPGKASYRSELTQLKEGDPQALVLIGYPENGVVILRQALEEGLFDRFVFTDGMRSPDVAAQVGAEKLEGSIGVSPQALTDSKAYQIFAEAYKAAYGELPPTPYIDTAYDAAFVLALAIQKAGSTDGTAVRDALREVANPPGTEILPGEWAKAVELIGKGEDIFYTGASGSINFDENGEVAGTFAHWTFQGGKVVDLKVFEPES
- a CDS encoding ABC transporter ATP-binding protein, whose protein sequence is MIVIDDISKRFGGISAVDHCSFRIETGRITGLIGPNGAGKTTLFNIIAGFIRPSSGRIWLDGEDITGLPPHHLFRRGLVRTFQIPREFGRMTVLENLMVVPPNQIGENLFATWFGWRQVQRQERNLQARAEEVLERLNLIHLRDQLAVTLSGGQKKLLELGRTLMTDARVILLDEPGAGVNRTLLADLMRFIEYLNRERGCTFCIIEHDLDLVTRLCDHVVVMAAGKVLTQGSMEEIKQNPAVREAYLGSVALADSLNPPQPSPLPSEGSLS
- a CDS encoding ABC transporter ATP-binding protein, which produces MTPLLDIQDLYSGYRGVDILKGIHLKVNPGQIVVIIGPNGAGKSTVLKSLFGLATIRSGRVLFQGSDITHLPAEQLVQRGIGFVPQTNNVFPSLTVQENLEMGAFIRRDNPAAQLERVYELFPPLKEKRRQAAGSLSGGQRQMLAIGRALMVEPQLLLLDEPTAGLSPLYIEQTFALLQEINRLGISILMVEQNAKQALKMADWGYVLSTGENRFEDTGPNLLNNPEVLELFLGG
- the recN gene encoding DNA repair protein RecN; translation: MLRLLRIENFALIEQLEIPFRAGLNVLTGETGAGKSIILDALDAALGGTARALRTGSERGLVEAIFSPNPELQAWLEQEHIDPLEEGLVCSRELVLRNGKLTSRLRVNGVLVNKAQMLNLRAKLVEITAQGQTVQIQSPQTQRRWLDDFGGEELLRTRAEVAALYQTWNQLKTEVESRRQNQQLRLQRLDLLEFQAQELAALRLEDPDEMAKLERERERLAHRVELQQQSYAAHQLLYQNDSGSPAIADLLGQVERLLQTMTQRDPDLAPLAEMVSSALIQVEEVGRELVRYGETLEADPGRLNKIERRLAQLRQACRKYGPTLAEVMAHAERVQTELAQLRGDNTDLEELQVRLDKAAQDLERHCQVLSQLRQQAACQLEKALIEELRPLGMSAVQFQVQIQPGPPTAEGVDQVSFWISPNPGEPLQPLASIASGGEMSRFLLALKAVFSRIDPVATMVFDEIDTGVSGKVAQAIATKLHSIARDHQILCVTHQPLIAALADHHLRVHKVVHQKRTSVRVELLGERERREELAQLTAGHSAQEAMTFVEALLNQAAQLRKQQLASPA
- a CDS encoding M14 family metallopeptidase, which produces MLTVLDHLPDQLLDLEAHQLYDRLGGPTLIHLPGRRDPALFVSVLLHGNETTGWQAVRQLLRRYAQRELPRSLSLFIGNVQAARHRQRRLDGQPDYNRIWGPGSTPEHAMAQAVLQQMQQRGVFASVDIHNNTGTNPHYACVNHLDAPTLHLATLFGRTVLYFTRPEGVQSMAFGRFCPAVTLECGKPDQPHGTQHAYEFLEACLHLSAIPQRPVFRQDIDLFHSVAIVKIPDQVSFSFGEEDGNQEGSPSHIRFPPDLDLLNFRELPPHTPIGWTNNGFHLEVQDEQGQNVADRFFYACNGEIRTSVPIMPGMLTLNSRIIRQDCLCYLMERYPLVG